GTTTACTAAGAGGGAATTTAATGGCTTAATGACGCTTGTGGTCTTAATTGGGCTAATAATGAGCTTTCCTTATATATATGGTTTAATAAAACAGGAGGAGCAAGTAACTGAAGGTGAAGTGCAAGCTGTTTTAGAATTAGCCTTGTTAGAAAAGAAAAAGCTCAACAATAGAAAGGAACATCATGCTGAACCGCGGACCGTTAAAAGGAGAGCTAGCTTATTTACTTTTGATCCGAATACCATTAGTGTGGCAGAATGGGTAAAACTTGGTTTGTCAGCTAAACAGGCTGAGGCTATTTTAAAATATAGGGTGAAAGGTGGTAAGTTTAGAAAGCATTCAGATTTGCGCAAAATGTACACCATAAGCGAACAGATGTATGAGCGGTTGGAACCATATATCAGGATTGGAAATGATTTAGAAAGCAGTTTAGTGCTTACTGCAAAAGTATATACCAAACGAGTGCCGATAAAGTCTGCACCTGTTATTATTGAAGTTAATGGCGCAGATACTACTGAACTTGATCAAATAAAAGGAATTGGGATGACGTTTGCCAATCGCATCATTAAATATAGAGAAAGGATTGGAGGTTTTTATAAAAAGGAGCAGTTGATGGAAGTATTTGGCCTGGATTCGGTAAAGTACGAGGAGATTAAAGATCAGGTCGTAATTGATGTTAGTAAACTAAAAAAGATAAATGTGAATACTGCTGAACTGGCTGATTTTAAAAATCACCCGTATATCAGATATAAACAAGTAAATGCGCTGATACAATATAGGAAACAGCATGGAAATTATAGTAATATTGCAGACTTAAATAAAGTAGCTATTTTAAATCAGGAAACGATTAACCGTTTAGCTGCTTATCTTGAATTTTAACCATGATCGAATCAAAAATAAAATCAACAGTACGCGATGTAAATGATTTTCCGAAAGCAGGAATCGTTTTTAAAGATATCACTCCAATATTAAAAGAGCCTCAATTGTGTCTGGAGATCACCAGTGCACTGGCCGAGCAGCTTAAAAGTGTGGGTATTGATGTAGTTGCGGGTATCGAAAGTCGGGGGTTTTTATTTGGTCCGGCGTTGGCCCAACTTTTAAATGTTCCTTTTGTGCCAATCAGGAAGGCGGGTAAGCTGCCCTATAAAACAGTGCAGCAGTCGTATGAACTTGAGTATGGGACGGCAACTATAGAGCTGCATGAGGATGCGCTAATTGCCGGGCAAAAAGTTTTGATCCATGATGACTTACTGGCCACTGGTGGAACCGTTGTTGCCGCATCTAAATTGGTGATGCAGCTGGGCGCCGAAGTTGCAGGTTATTCTTTTATTATTGCTTTGGATTTCTTGAACGGAAGAGTCAGACTAGCGCCCTATAGTGAGCAAATCTTTGCACTTGCATCATATTAAAATTTGGCGGATTTATTGTTTTCTTTAGCTCTTGGCTGCTGAATGGCGCATTTTGAAAAAAAATAATAAAAAAAACTTTTGACCTTATTCGTTTGTCTAAAATGATAGGGTAAGGTTAATGAACTAAATACCATTTCGTTCTATCTTTTGGCGAATTTTTAACTGGTGATGCTGTAGTTTTATTTGTTTATCATTGCTCAAATTCAAACAATCAAATATGTTAGAAACGATGGATAATTCTGTGGGATTCAACTTTAGTATCTCAGAAAATCAAGAGATGATCAGGGGTATGGTGAAAGATTTTGCCGAGAAAAATATCAAACCAAAATTGATGGAATGGGATGAATCGCAATATTTTCCTGTTGAAGTTTTTAAACAATTGGGTGAACTGGGTTTGATGGGTGTTCTTGTCCCGGAAATTTATGGTGGATCTGGTTTTGGTTACCAGGAATATGTGGATGTAATTGTAGAAGTCGCAAAAGTTTGTGGTTCTATAGGTTTATCTGTTGCCGCGCATAATTCTTTATGTACCGGACATATTCTGGCTTTTGGAAATGAGGCCCAAAAACAAAAATGGTTGCCTAAGCTGGCTACTGCCGAATGGATAGGGGCCTGGGGTTTAACTGAAGCCAATACTGGATCGGACGCTTTGCGGATGATGACCACGGCTACATTAGATGGGGATGAATATGTAATTAACGGAGCTAAAAACTGGATCACACATGGTAAAAGTGGCGATGTTGCAGTTGTAATGGTCCGTACCGGTGAAAAAGGGGAAGCTAAAGGTATTTCTGCGATTGTTGTTGAACGCGGTACACCTGGTTTTTCGGCCGGTAAAAAAGAGAATAAATTAGGCATGAGGGCTTCGGAAACTACAGAGATGATATTTGACAATTGTCGCGTTCCGAAAGAGAACCTTTTAGGAAATGTAGGAGAAGGGTTTAAACAAGCTATGAAGGTGTTGGACGGTGGAAGGATTTCTATTGCCGCATTGGCTCTTGGTATCGCTAAGGGTGCCTATGAGGCGGCTGTTGCC
This is a stretch of genomic DNA from Candidatus Pedobacter colombiensis. It encodes these proteins:
- a CDS encoding helix-hairpin-helix domain-containing protein, giving the protein MKKWLAVYFGFTKREFNGLMTLVVLIGLIMSFPYIYGLIKQEEQVTEGEVQAVLELALLEKKKLNNRKEHHAEPRTVKRRASLFTFDPNTISVAEWVKLGLSAKQAEAILKYRVKGGKFRKHSDLRKMYTISEQMYERLEPYIRIGNDLESSLVLTAKVYTKRVPIKSAPVIIEVNGADTTELDQIKGIGMTFANRIIKYRERIGGFYKKEQLMEVFGLDSVKYEEIKDQVVIDVSKLKKINVNTAELADFKNHPYIRYKQVNALIQYRKQHGNYSNIADLNKVAILNQETINRLAAYLEF
- a CDS encoding acyl-CoA dehydrogenase, coding for MLETMDNSVGFNFSISENQEMIRGMVKDFAEKNIKPKLMEWDESQYFPVEVFKQLGELGLMGVLVPEIYGGSGFGYQEYVDVIVEVAKVCGSIGLSVAAHNSLCTGHILAFGNEAQKQKWLPKLATAEWIGAWGLTEANTGSDALRMMTTATLDGDEYVINGAKNWITHGKSGDVAVVMVRTGEKGEAKGISAIVVERGTPGFSAGKKENKLGMRASETTEMIFDNCRVPKENLLGNVGEGFKQAMKVLDGGRISIAALALGIAKGAYEAAVAYSKERHQFGQPIASFQGISFKLADMATEIEAADLLIRQAADLKNRGLPMTKESAMAKYFASEVCVRCATEAVQIFGGYGYTKDFPVEKFYRDSKLCTIGEGTSEIQKIVIAREVLKD
- a CDS encoding adenine phosphoribosyltransferase, producing MIESKIKSTVRDVNDFPKAGIVFKDITPILKEPQLCLEITSALAEQLKSVGIDVVAGIESRGFLFGPALAQLLNVPFVPIRKAGKLPYKTVQQSYELEYGTATIELHEDALIAGQKVLIHDDLLATGGTVVAASKLVMQLGAEVAGYSFIIALDFLNGRVRLAPYSEQIFALASY